A single window of Gossypium arboreum isolate Shixiya-1 chromosome 13, ASM2569848v2, whole genome shotgun sequence DNA harbors:
- the LOC108463354 gene encoding probable glutathione S-transferase: MAGAAEDMKVLGTKQSMFTQRVVWALKLKGVEYEFIEEDLVHKSSLLLALNPVHKKVPVLVHDGKPIAESKIILEYIDETWKERPLLPEDPRERANARFWAAFIDDKLMEASKKAFVSTGDDRAKAMESTMEGLKLLEQELQGKKYFSGDDGIGYLDIVAGWVAYWFQFIEEIGGFKVMESTKFPCLDAWIKNFLQVPSVEQSLPSPDELRNVFGAIRMAMQMK; encoded by the exons ATGGCAGGTGCTGCTGAAGATATGAAGGTGTTGGGGACAAAGCAGAGCATGTTTACGCAAAGAGTTGTATGGGCACTGAAGTTGAAGGGCGTTGAATATGAGTTCATTGAAGAAGACCTTGTTCATAAGAGTTCATTGCTTCTGGCACTGAACCCAGTTCACAAAAAAGTTCCTGTACTCGTTCATGACGGAAAGCCCATTGCCGAATCCAAAATCATCCTCGAATACATTGATGAAACATGGAAAGAAAGGCCTTTATTGCCGGAAGATCCTCGGGAGAGAGCAAATGCTCGTTTCTGGGCTGCTTTTATTGATGACAAG TTGATGGAAGCATCGAAGAAAGCATTTGTTTCGACCGGAGATGATAGAGCGAAGGCGATGGAGTCGACGATGGAGGGCTTAAAATTACTGGAACAAGAGCTTCAAGGAAAAAAATATTTCAGTGGAGACGACGGAATTGGATATCTTGATATCGTAGCGGGATGGGTTGCATATTGGTTTCagtttattgaagaaattggaggTTTCAAAGTAATGGAGTCAACCAAATTTCCTTGTTTGGATGCATGGATCAAAAACTTTCTGCAAGTTCCGAGCGTCGAGCAAAGCCTTCCCTCACCCGATGAATTGCGCAATGTCTTCGGCGCAATTCGAATGGCTATgcaaatgaaataa